In one window of Rhodanobacter sp. FDAARGOS 1247 DNA:
- the rsmA gene encoding 16S rRNA (adenine(1518)-N(6)/adenine(1519)-N(6))-dimethyltransferase RsmA has translation MNARPKKSFGQHFLHDGRYIDRIVSAIKPRAEDFVVEIGPGEGALTLPLLAAARRLTAIELDTDLIPGLQARAASAGELHIVHADVLKVDFTAMAHSHGVSRLRIAGNLPYYISSPILFHCVEHAAAIQDMHFMLQKEVVDRMAAEPGSKTYGRLSVMLQLACRVEPLFEVPPEAFRPPPKVDSAVVRLLPLPAEELHDARPEHVYSVVKAAFGQRRKTLSNALAQLLDADAIRCADVDPRARAETLAPADFVRLAKVYGDR, from the coding sequence ATGAACGCGCGCCCCAAGAAAAGCTTCGGCCAGCACTTCCTGCACGACGGCCGCTACATCGATCGCATCGTCAGCGCGATCAAGCCGCGCGCCGAGGATTTCGTGGTCGAGATCGGGCCGGGTGAGGGAGCGCTGACCCTGCCGTTGCTCGCCGCTGCCCGCAGGCTTACCGCGATCGAACTGGACACCGACCTGATCCCCGGCCTGCAGGCCCGCGCCGCCAGCGCCGGTGAATTGCACATCGTCCATGCCGACGTGCTCAAGGTGGACTTCACCGCGATGGCGCACAGCCACGGCGTCTCCCGTCTGCGCATCGCCGGCAACCTGCCCTACTACATCTCCAGCCCGATCCTGTTCCACTGCGTGGAACATGCCGCCGCCATCCAGGACATGCACTTCATGCTGCAGAAGGAAGTGGTCGACCGCATGGCGGCCGAGCCCGGCAGCAAGACGTATGGACGGCTGTCGGTGATGCTGCAGCTGGCGTGCCGCGTGGAGCCGTTGTTCGAGGTACCGCCGGAAGCGTTCCGGCCGCCACCGAAGGTGGACTCGGCGGTGGTACGCCTGCTGCCGCTGCCTGCGGAAGAACTGCACGACGCGCGACCCGAACACGTCTACAGCGTGGTCAAGGCGGCGTTCGGACAACGCCGCAAGACCTTGTCCAATGCCCTGGCGCAGTTGCTTGATGCCGATGCGATCCGCTGCGCCGACGTCGATCCGCGCGCCCGCGCCGAGACGCTGGCGCCGGCGGATTTCGTGCGTCTGGCCAAGGTCTACGGCGATCGCTGA
- the pdxA gene encoding 4-hydroxythreonine-4-phosphate dehydrogenase PdxA: MPLPRLAVTAGEPAGIGPELLIRLAATSLPANLVAITDRSVLRRAALRCAVPITLIDDDGSDATERQPGTLRVRHVPLAVDEVPGRPDARNARHVLDTLGEAADGCMAGRYAAVVTAPLQKASINDAGIRFSGHTEFFAERAQADVVMMLASPELRVALATTHLPLAAVPAAITPATLTRTLRIVHAELQTKFGLASPRIAVLGLNPHAGEAGHLGHEEIDTLVPVIDALRREGMRLIGPLPADTAFVPAQRQGYDAVLAMYHDQALPVLKSEAFDRTVNLTLGLPFIRTSVDHGTALDLAGSGRADPSSLIAAAKMAMDLVARSAARPSASPRGKERGQGPLSPEASA; this comes from the coding sequence GTGCCGTTGCCCCGGCTCGCGGTCACCGCCGGAGAGCCGGCAGGCATCGGCCCCGAACTGCTGATCCGGCTGGCCGCCACGTCCCTGCCGGCCAACCTCGTCGCCATCACCGACCGCAGCGTGCTGCGGCGCGCGGCCTTGCGCTGCGCGGTCCCGATCACGCTGATCGATGACGATGGTTCGGACGCCACCGAACGCCAGCCCGGCACACTGCGCGTGCGGCATGTGCCGCTGGCGGTCGACGAAGTGCCGGGTCGACCCGATGCGCGCAACGCCCGCCACGTGCTGGACACGCTTGGCGAAGCGGCAGACGGCTGCATGGCGGGGCGCTATGCCGCCGTGGTCACCGCGCCGCTGCAGAAGGCCTCGATCAACGACGCCGGCATCCGCTTCAGCGGACACACCGAGTTCTTTGCCGAGCGCGCCCAGGCCGACGTGGTGATGATGCTGGCCAGCCCGGAACTGCGGGTGGCGCTGGCAACCACCCATCTGCCGCTGGCGGCCGTGCCTGCGGCGATCACGCCGGCCACGCTCACCCGCACGCTGCGCATCGTGCATGCGGAGTTGCAGACGAAATTCGGCCTGGCCTCGCCGCGCATCGCCGTGCTCGGCCTCAACCCGCATGCGGGCGAAGCCGGCCACCTCGGCCACGAGGAGATCGACACGCTGGTCCCCGTGATCGACGCCTTGCGCCGCGAAGGCATGCGACTGATCGGGCCGCTGCCGGCCGACACCGCGTTCGTGCCGGCGCAACGCCAGGGCTATGACGCGGTGCTGGCGATGTATCACGACCAGGCGCTGCCGGTGCTGAAGAGCGAAGCGTTCGACCGCACCGTCAACCTCACCCTCGGCCTGCCGTTCATCCGCACCTCCGTCGACCACGGCACCGCGCTGGATCTGGCCGGCAGCGGCAGGGCCGACCCGTCCAGCCTGATCGCCGCGGCGAAGATGGCGATGGACCTGGTGGCGCGCAGCGCCGCTCGTCCCTCCGCTTCCCCGCGTGGCAAAGAGCGCGGTCAGGGGCCACTTTCTCCGGAAGCATCCGCCTGA
- a CDS encoding peptidylprolyl isomerase, producing the protein MKQTFASLLLALAIILPAHAQLLTPAAPASEPLDRIVAVVNDDVILQSQLNDAVLSVQQQYAGHTEQLPPMNVLQQQVLNRLVLMRLQIQKAQDQGIRVSDADIDQAIQGVAQQNNLSLDQLRTEVERSGSSFAAFREQIGDQITVQRLHQNVVQDAVTISDSEIDNLLSSPTYKSGEVHLAHIQISIPAGGDAAAIQASQAKAGAALAAIKGGMDFNAAAIRYSDASDALEGGDLGWRRLDEIPPAFADSIATMKPGDVSPALRGPTGFHILKLVGQRDSSRKMVTELHARQILIRPSELVTPEQAEQKARDLYQRIVDKHEDFATLAKEYSKDDTSANVGGDMGWFPKEAWGKTIANQLDQLKDNEVSKPFQSQAGWHILQKLGERQSDQTVQLARDQARQAIGTRKSEQTYEDYLRDLRSNAYVDVLVPELRSADDQSVKSL; encoded by the coding sequence ATGAAGCAAACCTTTGCATCCCTCCTGCTCGCGCTTGCGATCATCCTGCCCGCTCACGCCCAGTTGCTGACCCCGGCAGCCCCGGCCAGCGAGCCGCTGGACCGGATCGTGGCCGTCGTCAACGACGACGTGATCCTGCAGAGCCAGCTGAACGACGCCGTGCTCTCGGTGCAGCAGCAGTATGCCGGCCACACCGAGCAACTGCCGCCGATGAACGTGCTGCAGCAGCAGGTGCTGAACCGGCTGGTGCTGATGCGCCTGCAGATCCAGAAAGCGCAGGATCAGGGCATTCGCGTGTCCGACGCCGACATCGACCAGGCCATCCAGGGCGTGGCGCAGCAGAACAATCTCAGCCTCGACCAGTTGCGTACCGAGGTCGAACGCAGCGGCAGCAGCTTCGCGGCCTTCCGCGAGCAGATCGGCGACCAGATCACCGTGCAGCGACTGCACCAGAACGTGGTGCAGGACGCGGTCACGATCAGCGACAGCGAAATCGACAACCTGCTCAGCAGCCCGACCTACAAGTCCGGCGAAGTGCACCTGGCGCATATCCAGATCAGCATTCCCGCCGGCGGTGACGCCGCGGCCATCCAGGCCAGCCAGGCCAAGGCCGGGGCGGCACTGGCCGCGATCAAGGGCGGCATGGATTTCAACGCGGCAGCGATCCGTTATTCCGACGCATCGGACGCGCTGGAGGGCGGCGACCTTGGCTGGCGCCGACTGGACGAGATCCCGCCCGCGTTTGCCGACTCCATCGCCACGATGAAGCCCGGCGACGTCAGTCCCGCCCTGCGCGGCCCGACCGGCTTCCACATCCTCAAGCTCGTTGGTCAGCGCGACAGCAGCCGCAAGATGGTCACCGAACTGCATGCCCGGCAGATCCTGATCCGCCCCAGCGAACTGGTGACGCCCGAGCAGGCCGAACAGAAGGCGCGCGACCTGTACCAGCGCATCGTCGACAAGCATGAAGACTTCGCCACCCTGGCGAAGGAATACTCGAAGGACGATACCTCGGCCAACGTCGGCGGCGACATGGGCTGGTTCCCCAAGGAGGCCTGGGGCAAGACCATCGCCAACCAGCTGGACCAGTTGAAAGACAACGAGGTGTCCAAGCCGTTCCAGAGCCAGGCCGGCTGGCACATCCTGCAGAAACTGGGTGAGCGCCAAAGCGACCAGACCGTACAGCTCGCCCGCGACCAGGCACGCCAGGCGATCGGTACCCGCAAGTCCGAGCAGACATACGAAGACTACCTGCGCGACCTGCGGTCCAACGCCTATGTCGACGTCCTGGTGCCCGAGCTGCGCAGCGCGGACGACCAGTCCGTCAAGTCGCTGTAA
- a CDS encoding LPS-assembly protein LptD, with amino-acid sequence MTRKLPPRRLLAVAAALALIGGQADASSGQSPATSDASGTADLACPLGSFHCAPRPLNYAMCRPNALLEFYDPSLMRDSSLRDTSPTQVQARHVDSSNQSVYHLSGDVRLERADQLLRADRIDYNNGSTDYDANGNVRYQDAGQLLAASHMRGNTEASHGVANDVRYQMLDARGNGTASQGQMLDAQHTRYSQATYSTCDVGHHVWEFRARSITIDKVNGVGVARNATMRVGKVPFLYLPYFSFPIDDRRKSGFLYPTIGHSGRSGYEISTPYYLNLAPNYDATLDPRYYSSRGAMLGGEFRYLVPGSTGQLNAQYVPRDHGESDGLADTRGDSRYLVQFSDRTQLWKGWQFVSSYNHASDASYLYDFGDSLSHSAIYTLSSNAALVGSGKWWDASVGGTIYQNVNPFITDRGLPYRQLPYARFSMDVPLSRWLELGLDSEAVAFRKTGYVEGQREDLYPYLAADFGSSAWFVRPKVAWRYTAYQLDGDYRDYGYAGLLGSGVGTPFTDKSPSRSLPVVSLDSGLVFDRAASLFGNSYTQTLEPRLYYLYVPYRNQDNLPLFNTNAMTFDYWQLFSPNRFSGADRQMDANNLTAALTTRLLDEGGVERLSASLGQIHYFSPQRVQLARGQNSVVPPTDWTRSDYVAQLDIRLNDRWRLASSYQWSPNSRLTDMGMLELQRRIGTDGIFNFSYRYRRGLLEQYNASVVYPVSERWRLVGAWTYSVKDRQSIDALAGVEYDSCCVSLRLVGRSYVNQAYYGFGPIATAGRLDRRDNAVMFEVVFKGLGSTGGQIDPLLRRDILGYQ; translated from the coding sequence GTGACGCGCAAGCTACCTCCACGCCGCCTGTTGGCGGTTGCCGCCGCACTCGCCCTGATCGGCGGTCAGGCCGACGCCAGCAGCGGCCAGAGCCCGGCCACCAGCGATGCATCCGGAACGGCCGATCTGGCTTGCCCGCTGGGCTCGTTCCACTGCGCCCCGCGTCCGCTCAACTACGCGATGTGCCGCCCGAATGCCCTGCTGGAGTTCTACGACCCCAGCCTGATGCGGGACAGCAGCCTGCGCGACACCAGCCCGACCCAGGTGCAGGCACGTCACGTGGACAGCTCCAACCAGTCGGTCTACCACCTGAGCGGCGACGTGCGGCTGGAGCGCGCCGACCAGTTGTTGCGCGCCGACCGCATCGACTACAACAACGGCAGCACCGATTACGACGCGAACGGCAACGTGCGCTATCAGGACGCGGGACAGCTGCTGGCCGCCTCGCACATGCGCGGCAACACCGAGGCCAGCCACGGCGTCGCCAACGACGTGCGCTACCAGATGCTCGACGCGCGCGGCAATGGCACCGCCAGCCAGGGCCAGATGCTGGACGCGCAGCACACCCGCTATTCGCAGGCCACCTATTCCACCTGCGACGTGGGTCATCACGTGTGGGAATTCCGCGCCAGGTCGATCACCATCGACAAGGTCAACGGCGTCGGCGTGGCGCGCAACGCCACCATGCGCGTGGGCAAGGTGCCGTTCCTGTACCTGCCGTATTTCAGCTTTCCGATCGATGACCGGCGCAAGAGCGGCTTCCTGTATCCGACCATCGGCCACAGCGGACGCTCCGGCTACGAAATCAGCACGCCGTACTACCTCAACCTGGCGCCGAACTACGACGCCACGCTCGACCCGCGCTACTACAGCTCGCGGGGCGCGATGCTGGGCGGCGAGTTCCGCTACCTGGTGCCCGGCAGCACCGGCCAGCTCAACGCGCAGTACGTGCCCAGGGATCACGGCGAGAGCGACGGGCTGGCCGACACCCGGGGTGATTCGCGCTATCTGGTGCAGTTCTCCGATCGTACGCAATTGTGGAAGGGCTGGCAGTTCGTCAGCTCGTACAACCACGCCTCGGACGCCAGCTACCTGTACGACTTCGGCGACAGCCTGAGTCACAGCGCGATCTATACGCTGTCCTCCAACGCCGCCCTGGTGGGTTCCGGCAAGTGGTGGGACGCCTCGGTCGGCGGCACGATCTACCAGAACGTCAATCCGTTCATCACCGACCGTGGCCTGCCGTACCGGCAACTACCCTACGCCCGTTTCAGCATGGACGTGCCGCTGTCGCGCTGGCTGGAGCTCGGCCTGGACAGCGAGGCAGTCGCCTTCCGCAAGACCGGTTATGTCGAGGGCCAGCGCGAGGATCTCTATCCCTATCTCGCTGCCGACTTCGGCAGCTCGGCCTGGTTCGTGCGGCCGAAGGTGGCCTGGCGCTACACCGCCTACCAGCTCGACGGCGATTACCGGGATTACGGTTATGCCGGCCTGCTGGGCAGCGGTGTCGGCACGCCGTTCACCGACAAGTCGCCGAGCCGCTCGCTGCCGGTGGTCAGCCTGGATTCGGGGCTGGTGTTCGATCGGGCTGCCTCGCTGTTCGGCAACAGCTATACGCAGACCCTGGAGCCGCGGCTGTACTACCTGTACGTGCCGTATCGCAACCAGGACAACCTGCCGCTGTTCAACACCAACGCGATGACGTTCGACTACTGGCAGCTGTTCTCGCCGAACCGCTTCTCCGGTGCCGACCGGCAGATGGATGCGAACAACCTCACCGCGGCGCTCACCACGCGCCTGCTCGACGAGGGTGGCGTGGAGCGGCTGTCGGCCAGCCTTGGCCAGATCCATTATTTCAGCCCGCAACGGGTGCAGCTGGCACGCGGCCAGAACAGCGTGGTGCCCCCCACCGACTGGACCCGCTCGGACTACGTGGCCCAGCTCGACATCCGCCTGAATGACCGCTGGCGGCTCGCCAGCTCGTACCAGTGGAGCCCGAACAGCCGGCTCACCGACATGGGCATGCTGGAACTGCAGCGCCGGATCGGCACGGACGGCATTTTCAACTTCTCCTACCGCTACCGTCGCGGGCTGCTGGAACAATACAACGCCTCCGTGGTCTACCCGGTGTCCGAGCGCTGGCGGCTGGTGGGCGCGTGGACGTATTCGGTGAAGGATCGCCAGAGCATCGACGCGCTGGCCGGCGTGGAATACGACAGCTGCTGCGTGTCGCTGCGCCTGGTCGGGCGCAGCTACGTCAACCAGGCGTATTACGGTTTTGGCCCGATCGCGACGGCCGGCAGGCTCGATCGGCGGGACAACGCAGTGATGTTCGAAGTGGTGTTCAAGGGACTGGGTTCCACCGGTGGCCAGATCGACCCCCTGCTGCGCCGTGATATTCTCGGCTATCAATAA
- a CDS encoding histone deacetylase family protein gives MLRLYTHPACLQHDPGPGHVERPSRLRAVLQALDHDRFAALDRIEAPPVTREQLLRVHGAAHVAEILAGPPPGEMLALDQDTVMGAGSTEAALRAAGAVVAAVDAVLGGTTRRAFCAVRPPGHHATADRSMGFCLFNNIAVGAAHALAAHKLKRVAIADFDVHHGNGSQDIFEREPRVLFASSHQSPLYPDSGYEDERGVGNIVNGTLSPGAGSHEFRELWDGVLLPRLHAFKPQLVLISAGFDAHRNDPLADIRLGSEDYAWITERLVALADTHAGGRLVSSLEGGYDLAALATSSSAHVAALMD, from the coding sequence ATGCTGCGGCTGTACACACACCCCGCCTGCCTGCAGCACGACCCCGGCCCGGGCCACGTCGAGCGGCCGTCGCGGCTGCGCGCGGTGTTGCAGGCGCTGGATCATGACCGCTTCGCCGCGCTCGATCGCATCGAGGCACCGCCGGTCACCCGTGAACAACTGCTGCGCGTGCATGGTGCCGCCCACGTCGCGGAAATCCTGGCCGGCCCGCCGCCCGGCGAAATGCTGGCGCTGGACCAGGACACGGTGATGGGCGCCGGCTCGACCGAGGCCGCGTTGCGCGCGGCCGGCGCGGTGGTGGCGGCGGTCGACGCGGTGCTCGGCGGCACGACCCGGCGCGCGTTCTGCGCGGTGCGTCCGCCGGGCCACCATGCCACCGCCGACCGCTCGATGGGCTTCTGCCTGTTCAACAACATCGCGGTGGGCGCCGCCCACGCGCTGGCCGCGCACAAGCTGAAACGGGTGGCGATCGCCGATTTCGACGTGCACCACGGCAACGGCAGCCAGGACATCTTCGAGCGCGAGCCGCGCGTGCTGTTCGCCTCCAGCCACCAGTCGCCGCTGTATCCGGACAGTGGTTACGAGGACGAGCGCGGCGTCGGCAACATCGTCAACGGCACGCTTTCGCCCGGCGCCGGCTCGCATGAATTCCGCGAACTGTGGGACGGCGTGCTGCTGCCACGACTGCATGCGTTCAAGCCGCAACTGGTGCTGATCTCGGCCGGCTTCGACGCCCATCGCAACGATCCGCTGGCCGACATCCGGCTGGGCAGCGAGGACTATGCGTGGATCACCGAGCGACTGGTCGCGCTGGCCGACACGCATGCCGGCGGCCGGCTGGTTTCCTCGCTGGAAGGCGGCTATGACCTGGCGGCGCTGGCCACCAGCAGCAGCGCACACGTCGCCGCGCTGATGGATTGA
- a CDS encoding cob(I)yrinic acid a,c-diamide adenosyltransferase — protein sequence MGNRLSKIYTRTGDDGSTGLGDGSRVGKDSQRVTAYGTVDELNSTIGMLLAAEGVTDEVREALTQVQHDLFDLGGELCIPGMAMVEDSDISRLESILDELNEPLPPLKEFILPGGGMAAACGHLARTVCRRAEREVIALARVEEIRSQPQRYLNRLSDLLFVISRVLARASGHGEVLWQHERRRKPKPSA from the coding sequence ATGGGCAACCGTCTTTCGAAGATCTACACCCGCACCGGCGATGACGGCTCCACCGGCCTCGGCGACGGTTCGCGGGTCGGCAAGGATTCGCAGCGGGTCACCGCCTACGGCACGGTGGACGAACTCAACAGCACGATCGGCATGCTGCTGGCCGCCGAAGGCGTCACCGACGAGGTGCGCGAGGCGCTGACCCAGGTGCAGCACGACCTGTTCGATCTGGGCGGCGAGTTGTGCATTCCCGGCATGGCGATGGTCGAGGACAGCGACATCAGCCGGCTGGAGTCGATCCTGGATGAACTCAACGAACCGCTGCCGCCGCTGAAGGAATTCATCCTGCCCGGCGGCGGCATGGCCGCGGCCTGCGGCCATCTGGCGCGCACGGTGTGCCGCCGCGCGGAGCGCGAGGTGATCGCGCTGGCCCGGGTGGAGGAAATCCGCAGCCAGCCGCAGCGCTACCTGAACCGGCTGTCCGACCTGCTGTTCGTGATCTCGCGCGTGCTGGCGCGTGCCAGCGGCCACGGCGAAGTGCTGTGGCAGCACGAGCGTCGGCGCAAGCCCAAGCCGTCCGCCTGA
- the ubiH gene encoding 2-octaprenyl-6-methoxyphenyl hydroxylase, with product MDVSEISPGSETGVLIIGGGLVGASLAIALDAAGIAATLVETAAPRADAQPSYDERNLALARATVNGLDAIGVWRHAAARATPIRHIRVSRTGEFGSARIDADKQGVDALGWTLPARELGMALLRRLDECTRLTRLAPATLSALEPLADGWRAHIDMADGPRSIDTPLLVGADGTHSFVRARLGIEAEHHDYRQSLFVCTVTPEREHANRAFERFSDDGPIALLPLAERRCGLVLTVSADEADAVAALDDAGFLDLAQRRFGWRLGRLTRPGKRHPYAIHRVAATQLVAPHAVLVGNAAQTVHPIGAQGFNLGLRDALTLAELVTAATDPGDPALLAAYAARRAPDREGTMAMSHGLVRLACLEQPLLAPLRSLALLACDRLPPLQRALARRGMGFRGEPPRAVLERLP from the coding sequence ATGGACGTCTCCGAAATTTCCCCCGGCAGCGAAACCGGCGTGCTGATCATCGGCGGCGGCCTGGTCGGCGCCAGCCTGGCGATCGCGCTGGATGCCGCCGGCATCGCCGCCACCCTGGTCGAGACGGCGGCGCCGCGCGCCGACGCGCAGCCCAGCTACGACGAACGCAACCTCGCGCTGGCCAGGGCTACCGTCAACGGGCTCGACGCGATCGGCGTCTGGCGTCACGCCGCCGCCCGCGCCACGCCGATCCGGCACATCCGGGTCAGTCGCACCGGCGAGTTCGGCAGCGCCCGCATCGACGCCGACAAGCAAGGCGTCGATGCGCTGGGCTGGACCCTGCCGGCACGCGAGCTGGGCATGGCCCTGCTGCGACGGCTCGACGAATGCACCCGGCTGACCCGGCTCGCTCCCGCCACCCTGTCCGCGCTGGAGCCGTTGGCCGATGGCTGGCGCGCCCACATCGACATGGCGGACGGCCCGCGCAGCATCGACACGCCGCTGCTGGTCGGCGCCGACGGCACGCATTCATTCGTGCGCGCCCGGCTCGGCATCGAGGCCGAGCATCACGATTACCGGCAAAGCCTGTTCGTGTGCACGGTCACGCCCGAACGCGAGCACGCGAACCGTGCCTTCGAGCGTTTTTCCGATGACGGCCCGATCGCCTTGCTGCCGCTGGCCGAGCGTCGCTGCGGATTGGTGCTCACCGTTTCGGCGGACGAAGCCGACGCGGTGGCCGCGCTGGACGATGCCGGCTTCCTCGACCTGGCCCAGCGTCGCTTCGGCTGGCGGCTGGGTCGCCTGACGCGGCCGGGCAAGCGCCATCCTTACGCGATCCATCGCGTGGCCGCCACGCAACTCGTCGCGCCGCATGCGGTGCTGGTCGGCAACGCCGCGCAGACGGTGCATCCGATCGGCGCGCAAGGTTTCAACCTGGGCTTGCGCGACGCGTTGACCCTGGCCGAGCTGGTGACGGCGGCGACCGATCCGGGCGATCCCGCCCTGCTCGCGGCCTACGCGGCGCGCCGTGCGCCGGATCGCGAGGGCACCATGGCGATGAGCCACGGCCTGGTCCGGCTCGCCTGCCTGGAACAACCGCTGCTGGCGCCGCTGCGCTCGCTGGCGCTGCTGGCCTGCGACCGGCTGCCGCCGTTGCAACGGGCGCTGGCGCGGCGCGGCATGGGTTTTCGCGGTGAGCCGCCACGGGCGGTGCTGGAGCGCCTGCCATGA
- a CDS encoding UbiH/UbiF/VisC/COQ6 family ubiquinone biosynthesis hydroxylase, whose product MNASVQEATSRRRPPTLDVAVVGGGMAGAATALALARAGFNTALLEARAPAAWNAQAEVDLRVVGLAPSSVALLDDLDVWTSIREARAAPYLHMHVWDAESGATIDFDAASEGRDLLGHIVENSLVQWTLWQALQSAGVRVMCPAEVTAFEAREDRIQLELAGGETLSAALLVAADGAASPLRRLAGVGTRGRDYAQRAVVAHVTTERPHQATAWQRFLPGGPLALLPLADGRSSIVWSLPEAEARRVLALDEPAFLDELGVASDFRLGRIIASTPRAGFPLKLQLAERYQAERLVLLGDAAHTVHPLAGQGVNLGLRDVAELRDVLVDARAAGRDIGAVHVLRRYARRRRSADTLDALGFDALARIYAWQSPVLVAARGLGVRVLDRLAPLKRRLSEHAAGY is encoded by the coding sequence ATGAATGCATCCGTCCAGGAAGCGACGTCCCGGCGTCGTCCACCCACGCTGGACGTGGCGGTGGTCGGCGGCGGCATGGCCGGTGCCGCCACGGCGCTGGCGCTGGCCCGCGCAGGCTTTAACACGGCCCTGCTGGAGGCGCGGGCGCCGGCTGCGTGGAATGCGCAGGCCGAGGTGGACCTGCGCGTGGTCGGGCTGGCGCCGTCCTCGGTGGCCCTGCTGGATGATCTGGACGTCTGGACGTCCATTCGCGAAGCGCGCGCGGCGCCGTATCTCCACATGCACGTCTGGGACGCGGAAAGCGGCGCGACGATCGACTTCGACGCTGCCAGCGAAGGACGCGACCTGCTCGGCCATATCGTCGAGAACTCGCTGGTGCAGTGGACGCTGTGGCAGGCCCTGCAGTCGGCCGGCGTACGCGTGATGTGCCCCGCCGAGGTGACGGCGTTCGAGGCGCGCGAGGATCGCATCCAACTGGAGTTGGCCGGTGGGGAAACCCTGTCGGCGGCCCTGCTGGTGGCCGCCGATGGCGCCGCTTCGCCGCTGCGCCGGCTCGCCGGCGTCGGCACCCGTGGCCGCGATTACGCGCAGCGCGCGGTGGTGGCGCACGTGACGACCGAACGACCGCACCAGGCCACCGCGTGGCAGCGTTTCCTGCCCGGCGGCCCGCTGGCCCTGTTGCCATTGGCCGACGGTCGCAGCTCGATCGTGTGGTCGCTGCCGGAAGCCGAGGCCCGGCGGGTGCTGGCGCTGGATGAGCCCGCGTTCCTCGATGAACTGGGCGTGGCCAGCGACTTCCGGCTGGGCCGGATCATCGCCAGCACGCCGCGCGCCGGATTCCCGCTGAAACTGCAGCTGGCCGAACGCTACCAGGCCGAGCGCCTCGTGCTGCTCGGCGACGCGGCGCACACGGTGCATCCGCTGGCCGGGCAGGGCGTGAACCTGGGCCTGCGCGACGTGGCCGAATTGCGCGACGTGCTGGTCGACGCCCGCGCCGCCGGTCGCGACATCGGCGCGGTTCACGTGTTGCGCCGCTACGCACGCCGCCGGCGCAGCGCCGACACGCTGGACGCGCTGGGCTTCGACGCACTGGCGCGGATCTATGCGTGGCAATCGCCGGTGCTGGTGGCCGCGCGAGGACTCGGCGTGCGTGTGCTGGATCGCCTTGCGCCGTTGAAGCGGCGACTTTCGGAACACGCTGCCGGGTATTGA
- a CDS encoding dienelactone hydrolase family protein: MRISRLCCLLVLAGSSFALQAKMVHRPVEWTQDGTRFHSVLVYDDASTAQRPGLVMVPNWYGINDVAVKKAEMIAGKDYVILLTDMYGASVRPQVGNAAQAQAAVKPLYGDRSLMRKRINVALDQLKAQAASAPIDLKKLGAIGFCFGGSAVLDLARSGADVAAVVSFHGGLDTDNPALAKNIKARVLAMNGADDKGTMPDADKFMDEMRMSPADWQFVVIGHAVHCFTEVGENSPGCRYDERAATRSYRLMHDWLRAAFAGTP, translated from the coding sequence ATGCGCATCTCCCGACTCTGCTGCCTGCTGGTGCTTGCCGGTTCGAGCTTCGCCCTGCAGGCGAAGATGGTGCATCGTCCGGTCGAATGGACACAGGACGGCACCCGTTTCCACAGCGTGCTGGTGTACGACGATGCCTCGACCGCGCAGCGGCCAGGCCTGGTGATGGTGCCGAACTGGTACGGCATCAACGATGTGGCCGTAAAGAAGGCCGAAATGATCGCCGGCAAGGATTACGTGATCCTGCTCACCGACATGTACGGCGCCAGCGTGCGCCCGCAGGTGGGCAATGCGGCGCAGGCGCAGGCCGCGGTGAAGCCGCTGTATGGCGACCGCTCGCTGATGCGCAAGCGGATCAACGTGGCGCTGGACCAGTTGAAGGCGCAGGCGGCGAGCGCGCCGATCGACCTGAAGAAGCTGGGTGCGATCGGCTTCTGCTTCGGAGGTTCGGCGGTGCTCGACCTGGCCCGCAGCGGTGCCGATGTCGCCGCGGTGGTGTCGTTCCACGGCGGGCTGGACACCGACAACCCGGCGCTGGCGAAGAACATCAAGGCCCGCGTGCTGGCGATGAACGGCGCCGACGACAAGGGCACCATGCCGGACGCGGACAAGTTCATGGACGAGATGCGCATGAGCCCGGCCGACTGGCAGTTCGTAGTGATCGGCCACGCCGTGCACTGCTTCACCGAGGTCGGCGAGAACTCGCCCGGTTGCCGCTACGACGAACGCGCCGCCACGCGCAGCTACCGCCTGATGCACGACTGGCTGCGCGCCGCGTTCGCGGGCACGCCGTAG